The genomic stretch TGAGATATGAAAAGGAGTAAGTCCGTCTTTCCATTTTGATTCATTAAATGTTTTATACGGTCCTCTTTCTTTTGCGAGTAGGTTTGAAGCTTGGTATATATGATAATATAAATCATCAAATACTTTGTTTGTAAACTCCAAAGCCTCTCTGTCAGTATATTTTAATTTATTAGAGGCAAGAAGATTGGCATAATTTATAACACCTATACCGATAGGTCTGTTTTTCTTATTTGCTATCTCACCCTCTTTAACTGGATAAAACTGAGTATCTATTATATTATCGCAGCCTCTTAAAAGAGTATAGCAGAATGATTTTTTCTTTTCTTCATCAAAGTTTACCCAAGACATTAAGTTTATAGATACCAAATTACATATGCCTATTTCGCCGCTCTTTTTTCTTTGTATGATTTCATATTCTCCTTCCTCATTTATGACATATTTTTCATCTATAAGTTTTGAAGGATATGATGGTATAACAATTTCCTGACAAAGATTAGAAGCTCCTACAAATTTATTAACCATATTTTGTTCATTGATATTATCTACGAATGTTAAATATAAATTTCCAGTTTCCTGTCTTACCTTTAATATTTGAAACAGTAAATCTTTAGCTTTAATTTTCTTTTTTCTTATAGAAGATTTACTTTCATAATACATATAAGCAACATTAAATTTTTCACCATATTCTTCATTAAGAAGAGGAGTTTCTTTAGGGTCAAATAATGTTACATATCCATCTTTATTAACACGTTCTCTGAATATATTACTTATCCTAATAGAATAAACTAATTTTCTAGCTCTGGTATCCTCAGTTCCGCCAGCATCTTTAAGCATAATTAGGTCTAATACATCTAAATGCCACCAAGGAAAAGTAATAACGCAGGCTCCTTTGCGTACTCCTCCCTGATTAAATGATGATATAGTTTGTTCTACTCTTTTAATAAAAGGTATAGGTCCGTCAGAGCGTCCCCTATTAGTTTGTATTGTAGAGCCTGAAGCACGTATATATGAAGCATCATAAGCAATACCGCCTGAAAACTTTGAGTATAATGCCATATTTCCGTCAGTTTGATTCAAACTCCAAGTATCATCATCTGGAGTATTTAATATACAGCTTGCTAATTGTGCTTTTATAGTCATACTGTTTGCTATTCTTGGTGTTGCAAATGTAACTTCATGTCTTGAAAGCATATCATAAGTTTTTTTTATGTATTTTAATCTTTCAGCTTTACTTATTTCAAGTTTATCTTTATTTTCACCTTTATAATAATCATTATAAAAAGAAAACATAGCAGCAGTCATATATGTTATTTGAGGAAGTTCTAATTTTTTATTACCTATATTTTTGCAGTATTTTTTATAAAATATAGCCAAGCCTTTATATGTGAAAAGCAAATCTCTATTGGGATCTATCATAGAGTTAATTTTATCGAGTTCTTTATCAGAAAATAATTTTACTATATCTTTATCGTATATTTTGTATTTTATTCCTTTTTTTAGGAAATTTTTTATATGAGGATATGAACCGATTTTTTTAAGCCCGCAGGTTTCTTTATATATTTTCATTAAATATAGTTTCTCTGCTATAGTATCATATACAGGATAAAGAGGACTTATCATATTAACAGCAGTATTAATAAGCTCATCATATAATACCTCTATTTTCATTTTGTCATTTATTTTAATATTTAGCCCTTCCAAAAGCTGATTTGTAAAAGCTTCTATTCCTCCAGTAGCCCAATTAGTAACTTTTCTCAATTTTTCTTCATTAAAAGGTTCTTCTCTCCCGTCCCTTTTTATAATGATGTGCTTTTTATCTTTTGTAAGTTCTACCATAATTTTTTTCCCATTAGTTTTGCTATTAACTATAATAAATATAAATTGATATTATAAATCGTTTTTTAATGCCCCTTTTTGATATGAGGTATTAGTAGTTTCCTGCAAAGCTGCATTTTGCTTATTTATATCTCTATAGCTGTTAAACCAATCTATTATATCAGATTTCTTCTCAGATAAATATTCGGTTTCTACATCTATATCTTTTAATCTTATGCCTGCCCAATATTTAATAAAATGCTCGCTTACAGATGAGTTAATGCCTGAAACTTCTTTACCGTCAAATAGGTACTTAGCCCATTTTATCTCTTCATTAACTGTATATTCTGTCATTGCTCTCGCTGTATCATAAAACCAGCCGTTTTTAAATAGGTGAGAAAATCCCTGATGAGCTTCTTTTCTTAATATTGTCATTAAATTTTTACCAGTAGGTACATGAACATTAAGTTCATCATGTGCTATTAGTTTAATAGTTTTTGTAAATCCCGCTATTGCATTATCATAACTATTATTTATTGTGAAAGTTACAAGAAAAGAGAATGGAAATTTTATACCTTCAAGTAAATATATTCCTATTAATAGTTTTAATACGGCTTGTTTTTTTTCATCTAGTGAAGCATTAGAGTTTTCAAGATTGCATAGTTCATCAACATTTCCGAATAATTCAACTTCTTTTTCCATTCTATGCTTTACAAACTCATCATTATATACTAAATCTAATGTCTCGCTTGCCTGATGTCCGAAAACTTCAGAAAGCCCATATGAATAACTTTCTGCATGTATATTTTCCTCTATAGCTATTCTAGCATAAAGTATTGACCATATGGAACTAGTTACTATTCTGTTTAGTATAGATGAAAATCCGCTAGTAACCCCGCTGTCCATTAAAGTTTGATATGCTATATTAAGTTTGAAAGCCCTTTGAGCATCTTCTGGAAGTGAAGAAAATCTAGTTTTATCTGATTTGTAGTCTACTTCTTTAGAAAACCAAGTATTGCCTTCGCTTGCCTCCTTCAATTTTCTGGCTATTTCATGGCTTACAGAATCAATTCTTATATAATGTCCAAAATCACCAAAAAATATTTTTTCGCTTTCTGGCTTTTTATCTATATCTATTACCTTCATAATTCCCTCATGAATTTTTATACGTATTTTGATTAGTTATTCTAATTTTCTTTTTTATATTTGTCAAGGAGTTTTTATTATTATAAATAGAATTATTTTTATATAAAAAAGCATATATATATTATATTTGTTTCAAAAGTACTTGACAATATTAAGTATTAAAATTAAAAAATTATAAATATGCAGTTTTTTTACATATATGTGCTGCAAAAGAAGTTGGTCTGAGAACTCACTTATAATTTAAAAAATACTAAAAATTAAAACAGTATAATTGTATTTTATTTAGTTATTAAACAACTCTATTAAAACTATTATTGACTGCATATTTATATTGTGATAAAATAGAACAATTAAATCTTATTTATGAATTATTTATATAATATAGGATTTTGAATAGTTGTATTAAAAGTATTAATTAATAGAAGTCAATATTAAAGAAAAGTATTTTTTATGATATATAGCTTTATATATCATAATTTAACAATGGCATGATATTATTGTTTTATAGTATTATATTAGATGTTTAATAAATTATTAATAATTTTAAGGAGTTTTTATGTGTTTAAGTAATTTTGACAGTCTTGATTCTAAAGAGGTTTTCAGGTGGTTTTCTGAACTTAGTAAAATACCTAGAGAATCTGGACATGAAAAAGAAGTAAGTGATTTTCTAGTAAAGTTTGCTAAAGATAGAGGGCTTGAAGTTTATCAGGATAAGGAAAATAATGTGATTATGAAGAAGAAAGCTTCAAGCGGATTTGAAAATGTTAAACCTGTTATAATACAGGGACATATGGATATGGTTTGTGAAAAAACAAAAGAATCTAAACATGATTTTAGAAAAGACCCTATAGAACTTATAGTTGAAGGCGATATTTTAAGAGCTAATGATACCACTTTGGGAGGCGATGACGGTATTGCTGTAGCTATGGGGCTTGCTTTGTTTGATTCTAAAGATATACCTCATCCTGCTTTGGAATTATTAATTACAACTGCTGAAGAAACAGGTATGGACGGAGCTTCTGCTGTTACTGCTGAACATTTAGATGGTAAAACATTAATCAATATAGACGGAGAAGAAGAAGGGATATTTTTGGTAAGCTGTGCCGGAGGGCTTAATACATTGGTATCTTTTGATATAAAAAAAGAAGCAAACAGTAATGATGCATTAAAAATTGAAGTTTCTGGTCTTAAAGGCGGACATTCTGGTATAGAAATTAATAATCAAAGAGCTAATGCTATTAAAGTGCTGGGAAGACTTTTATATGCTGTGAAAGATGATATAAATATAGCCTGTATAGAAGGAGGTGCTAAACATAATGCTATAGCAAAACATGCTGATGCTGTTATTACTGCTAAAGATACTGGAAAAGTACAAAAAATAATAGAATATATTTCAAATAATATAAAAGCTGAATACAGAGTAGAAGATCCGGATATGAAAATAATAGTATCAAAAGCTGATAATGTAAAAGAATGTTATAGCAAAGAATTGAGCAGTAATGTTATAGATTTTATTATGCTTTCTCCAGATGGGGTGCTTTATATGAGCAGAGATATTGACGGATTAGTTCAAACAAGTGCTAATAACGGTGTATTAAAAGAAGAAAATAATAAGTTAATTTTTACAATATCAATAAGAAGTTCAATATCAAGTTCATCAAATGAAATAGCTCTAAGAGTAGAGGCAGCTGCTAAAAGAACAAATGCCGATTATCAAAGAACAAGCGAATATCCTGCTTGGGAATATGATGCTAATTCTAAAGTAAAAGATATAGCTCTTAATGCATATAAAAAAATTACTGGAAAAGATGCTAAAATAGAGGCAATACATGCAGGCTTGGAATGCGGAATATTAAAGAAACCTTTAGCTGATGTTGATATGATTAGTATGGGACCTAATATATATGATGTTCATACTCCTAAAGAGCATTTAAGTATATCTTCAGTTGATAGAATGTGGAAAGTTTTAAAAGAACTAATTATAAATATAAAATAATTATTTTTTATTTTAATTTATCTCTAAAATTATTATTTATGAAAATTACTGCAAAAATAATTTTTAAGGAAATATTATGTCAGATTTAAACAAAGAGGCTAGAAAGTTATCAAAAGATGCTTACGGAGGTATAAAAGGGGAGGATTATATACCATTTATTCCATCAACTGTAGTTATGCCGGAGATGACAGGATACTCAATAATATTAGGTATTTTGTTTGCTGTCCTTTTTGCAGCTGCTAATACTTATTTAGGTCTTAAAGTGGGACTTACAATATCTGCTGGTATACCGGGTGCTATACTTGCAACAGGTTTATTTAAAGCCATTTTCAAAAGAAATAATATTCTTGAAGCAAACTTTACTGCATCATTGGCAGCGGTAGGAGAATCAATAGCAGGAGGTATTATATTTATACTTCCTGCTTTAATATTATTTGGAATGGGTCTTTCTATGCTTACTGTTATTATAGTTACTATAGTAGGCGGTTTTATGGGGTGTTATTTTATTACGCCAGTTAGAAAATATTTAATAGTAGAAGAGCATGGAAGTTTGATTTATCCTGAAGCTATGGCACAGTCAGAAGTATTGGTTATAGGAAGTGAGGGCGGTAAAGGTTTTAAATATATGATAACAGGTATAGCAACTGGAATGCTTTATAAACTGTTTTCAGGCGGATTTGGATTTTGGAAAGAGAGTGCAACTTATATAATAAAGCCTTATGAAAAAACTATGCTTGGTATAGATACATTAGCCTCACTTTTAGGAGTAGGTTTTATTATAGGGCTTGAAACATCATCTCTCATGTTTGCAGGAGGTATTGTTGCATGGCTTGGACTTATACCTTTGATAAAATACTTTGGAAACTTTATACCTACAGCAGTTTTTCCTTCATCTGTACCTATAATTGATATGTCAGCTCAGGAAGTTTGGGGAAGCTATATAAGATATAT from Brachyspira murdochii DSM 12563 encodes the following:
- a CDS encoding ribonucleotide-diphosphate reductase subunit beta; translated protein: MKVIDIDKKPESEKIFFGDFGHYIRIDSVSHEIARKLKEASEGNTWFSKEVDYKSDKTRFSSLPEDAQRAFKLNIAYQTLMDSGVTSGFSSILNRIVTSSIWSILYARIAIEENIHAESYSYGLSEVFGHQASETLDLVYNDEFVKHRMEKEVELFGNVDELCNLENSNASLDEKKQAVLKLLIGIYLLEGIKFPFSFLVTFTINNSYDNAIAGFTKTIKLIAHDELNVHVPTGKNLMTILRKEAHQGFSHLFKNGWFYDTARAMTEYTVNEEIKWAKYLFDGKEVSGINSSVSEHFIKYWAGIRLKDIDVETEYLSEKKSDIIDWFNSYRDINKQNAALQETTNTSYQKGALKNDL
- a CDS encoding aminoacyl-histidine dipeptidase; amino-acid sequence: MCLSNFDSLDSKEVFRWFSELSKIPRESGHEKEVSDFLVKFAKDRGLEVYQDKENNVIMKKKASSGFENVKPVIIQGHMDMVCEKTKESKHDFRKDPIELIVEGDILRANDTTLGGDDGIAVAMGLALFDSKDIPHPALELLITTAEETGMDGASAVTAEHLDGKTLINIDGEEEGIFLVSCAGGLNTLVSFDIKKEANSNDALKIEVSGLKGGHSGIEINNQRANAIKVLGRLLYAVKDDINIACIEGGAKHNAIAKHADAVITAKDTGKVQKIIEYISNNIKAEYRVEDPDMKIIVSKADNVKECYSKELSSNVIDFIMLSPDGVLYMSRDIDGLVQTSANNGVLKEENNKLIFTISIRSSISSSSNEIALRVEAAAKRTNADYQRTSEYPAWEYDANSKVKDIALNAYKKITGKDAKIEAIHAGLECGILKKPLADVDMISMGPNIYDVHTPKEHLSISSVDRMWKVLKELIINIK
- a CDS encoding ribonucleoside-diphosphate reductase subunit alpha, which codes for MVELTKDKKHIIIKRDGREEPFNEEKLRKVTNWATGGIEAFTNQLLEGLNIKINDKMKIEVLYDELINTAVNMISPLYPVYDTIAEKLYLMKIYKETCGLKKIGSYPHIKNFLKKGIKYKIYDKDIVKLFSDKELDKINSMIDPNRDLLFTYKGLAIFYKKYCKNIGNKKLELPQITYMTAAMFSFYNDYYKGENKDKLEISKAERLKYIKKTYDMLSRHEVTFATPRIANSMTIKAQLASCILNTPDDDTWSLNQTDGNMALYSKFSGGIAYDASYIRASGSTIQTNRGRSDGPIPFIKRVEQTISSFNQGGVRKGACVITFPWWHLDVLDLIMLKDAGGTEDTRARKLVYSIRISNIFRERVNKDGYVTLFDPKETPLLNEEYGEKFNVAYMYYESKSSIRKKKIKAKDLLFQILKVRQETGNLYLTFVDNINEQNMVNKFVGASNLCQEIVIPSYPSKLIDEKYVINEEGEYEIIQRKKSGEIGICNLVSINLMSWVNFDEEKKKSFCYTLLRGCDNIIDTQFYPVKEGEIANKKNRPIGIGVINYANLLASNKLKYTDREALEFTNKVFDDLYYHIYQASNLLAKERGPYKTFNESKWKDGLTPFHISLLNKSDKLNVSLDKEKWDKLAEEIKTSGVRFSFHGAIAPTATSGKSVSATESIEPIVDLYFVEEGIQTLPSLVPNIKNNRAYYERCWAIPAKTIIELAAVRQRYIDQSQSLNLYYVKPDSAKELWDDIQYAMDLGLKTLYYMKTPKSNFELEEVCESCT